In Lotus japonicus ecotype B-129 chromosome 5, LjGifu_v1.2, one genomic interval encodes:
- the LOC130720814 gene encoding glutamate--tRNA ligase, cytoplasmic-like, producing the protein MKLAGISPLIDDGLKLHGTFVQQKGQNAFETRQIDEWLEYAHVLSQGSAFENGCKYIDDYLDKRTFIVGHSLSTADLAIWAGLSGSGKRWESLRKSKKYPNLARWFNSLVTEHGSTLNEVMETYVTKIGPGELSAGKSKDQSAVTDKGGNKSSAEIDLPDAEIGKVRLRFAPEPSGYLHIGHSKAALLNKYFAERYHGQLIVRFDDTNPAKESNEFVDNLVKDIDTLAIEYAEITYTSDYFPELMEMAEKLIRQGKAYVDDTPRVDMKKQRKDGKESKCRNNTIEENLTLWNAMIAGSERGLQCCLRGKLDMQDPNKSLRDPVYYRCNPIPHHRIGSKYKVYPTYDFACPYVDAKEGITHALRSSEYHDRNAQYYRIQEDMGLRKVLIYEFSRLNLVYTLLSKRKLLWFVQNGKVDGWDDARFPTIQGIVRRGLKIEALIQFIVDQGASKNLNLMEWDKLWTINKKIIDPVCPRHTAVIADRRVLLNLTDGPEKPFVHIIPRHKKHKDAGDKATTYTKSIWIDHADAESISAGEEVTLMDWGNAVVKEIEKDQDGNVTRLNGVLHLEGSVKTTKLKLTWLPDIDELVSLTLVEFDYLITKKKLEKGEGFETVLNPCTKKETLAYGDSNMRNLKRGEILQLERKGYFRCDAPFIRPSKPIVLFAIPDGRHPTCLK; encoded by the exons ATGAAACTCGCCGGAATCTCACCCTTGATCGACGATGG GCTGAAATTGCATGGAACATTTGTTCAACAAAAAGGGCAAAATGCATTTGAAACTCGCCAG ATTGATGAATGGCTAGAGTATGCTCATGTCCTCTCACAAGGCTCCGCTTTCGAGAATGGATGCAAATATATAGATGACTACTTGGACAAGCGTACATTTATTGTTGGTCATTCATTATCAACGGCAGACCTAGCAATCTGGGCAGGTCTTTCAG GATCTGGAAAGAGATGGGAAAGTCTAAGGAAGTCAAAGAAATATCCAAATCTTGCACGATGGTTCAATTCATTAGTGACAGAACATGGTAGTACTTTAAACGAAGTTATGGAAACTTATGTTACGAAAATAGGACCGGGAGAGCTATCAGCAGGCAAGTCAAAAGACCAGTCAGCAGTCACTGATAAAGGAGGAAACAAATCTTCAGCGGAAATAGACCTTCCAGATGCTGAAATTGGAAAAGTTCGCTTGCGATTTGCGCCTGAACCCAGTGGCTATCTTCACATTGGACACTCTAAAGCTGCTCTGTTGAACAAATATTTTGCTGAGCGATACCACGGACAGCTTATCGTTCGTTTTGATGATACCAATCCTGCTAAAGAAAGCAATGAGTTTGTGGATAACTTGGTGAAAGATATTGATACATTGGCTATCGAATATGCAGAAATTACCTATACATCAGATTACTTCCCTGAGTTGATGGAAATGGCTGAAAAATTAATTCGCCAGGGTAAAGCATATGTTGATGACACTCCACGTGTAGATATGAAAAAGCAGAGAAAGGATGGGAAAGAGTCTAAATGCAGAAACAATACCATAGAAGAAAATTTAACACTGTGGAACGCAATGATCGCAGGCTCCGAGAGGGGCTTACAGTGTTGTCTCCGTGGGAAGTTGGATATGCAGGACCCAAACAAATCACTTCGTGATCCTGTTTATTATCGTTGCAATCCAATTCCTCATCATAGAATTGGATCCAAGTATAAAGTCTATCCAACTTATGATTTTGCATGTCCATATGTTGATGCTAAAGAAGGTATCACACATGCCCTCCGATCTAGTGAGTACCATGATCGTAATGCTCAATATTACCGAATTCAAGAGGACATGGGACTAAGAAAAGTTCTCATCTATGAATTCAGCCGGTTGAATTTGGTCTACACACTTCTGAGCAAACGAAAGCTTCTATGGTTTGTCCAAAATGGGAAAGTCGATGGATGGGATGATGCACGATTTCCTACCATTCAAGGGATTGTACGCAGAGGCTTGAAAATTGAAGCACTGATACAGTTTATTGTTGACCAG GGGGCATCAAAAAATCTCAATCTCATGGAATGGGACAAGCTCTGGACCATTAATAAGAAGATTATAGATCCTGTCTGTCCTAGACACACTGCTGTCATTGCAGACAGACGCGTGTTGTTGAACCTTACTGATGGTCCTGAGAAACCATTTGTCCACATCATACCTCGGCACAAGAAACATAAAGACGCTGGGGATAAAGCTACAACATATACTAAAAGCATATGGATAGACCATGCTGATGCAGAGTCCATATCAGCTGGTGAGGAAGTAACCTTGATGGATTGGGGTAATGCTGTCGTGAAGGAAATAGAAAAGGACCAAGATGGGAATGTCACCCGGTTGAATGGTGTTTTGCATCTTGAAGGATCTGTGAAGACTACAAAATTGAAGCTCACTTGGCTACCTGACATAGATGAGCTAGTTAGCCTGACATTGGTGGAGTTTGATTATCTAATTACAAAGAAAAAG CTCGAAAAAGGGGAGGGTTTTGAAACTGTGCTTAATCCATGTACGAAAAAGGAGACTCTTGCATATGGAGACTCCAACATGCGAAATCTTAAGCGGGGAGAGATATTGCAGCTGGAGAGAAAAGGATATTTCAGGTGTGATGCACCTTTCATTCGGCCCTCAAAACCAATCGTGTTGTTTGCAATCCCTGATGGCAGGCATCCAACATGTTTGAAGTAA